The Candidatus Desulfatibia profunda genomic interval AACTGCATCGTATTGCCACAGAGAAAAAATACCTCAGACCGATAAAAGACAGCAACATGCTGTACAATAACGGATTGTATCTGGATACGCCTGATTTTAGTGCGGAAGAAGTTTATAACTATTTCAAAATTGGCCGTAAGATTCAAAAAAAAATCGTATTTAACAAAGAATTTGTTTTGTTTCTTTTTACAAATCATAGGCGGATAGTTCATCATATCGTGAAAAAAATAGCGAAAATGTCATCACGACCTAATGGGTAAGGACTCAATTATTCTCGGAGCCGGGATGACCGGTCTCGCAGCAGGTTTTGCCTCTAGGCTACCTGTTTTTGAGGCGTTAGACACGCCTGGTGGAATCTGTTCTTCATACTATATCAGGCCTGGGGAAAAAAGACGTACTGTTCAGGCGCCTAATGATGAAGAAGCGTATCGTTTCGAAATCGGCGGCGGGCACTGGATTTTCGGTGCGGATCCTCGAGTTTTAGATTTGATACGGAAATTTACTTCCGTAAAAACCTATACCAGATGTTCTTCGGTCTATTTTAGAAAAGACAATCTGTACGTACCATATCCTCTACAGAATCATTTGCGATTTTTAGACCGTGAAATTTCTAAAAGAATCCTTTCCGAAATAACAGGCAACGGTGGCACACCTCGCACCATGAAAGAATGGCTGCGGCAAAGTTTTGGTCCCACCCTCTGCAAGCTCTTTTTCTATCCGTTTCATGAATCATATACCGCTGGTTTGTATGATCGAATTGTCCCCCAAGACGGCTATAAATCACCGGTTGATCTGTCCCTCGTCATTCAGGGGGCATCGACGAATACCTCACCGGTGGGTTATAATGCAACTTTTATCTATCCGGAGAAGGGCCTAAATGCCCTTTCTCAGCGCATGGCCGATCGATGTAATATTCATTTTGGAAAACAGGTTTTAAAAATTGACGTTCACAACAAAGAGGTCCTTTTTACTGACGGTAGCACCTTGGCTTACGATTCGCTGATCTCCACATTGCCCCTTAATAAAATGATGCAAATGACCGGCCTTTCAGTGAAAGATGAGCCGGATCCCTACACAT includes:
- a CDS encoding FAD-dependent oxidoreductase; the encoded protein is MGKDSIILGAGMTGLAAGFASRLPVFEALDTPGGICSSYYIRPGEKRRTVQAPNDEEAYRFEIGGGHWIFGADPRVLDLIRKFTSVKTYTRCSSVYFRKDNLYVPYPLQNHLRFLDREISKRILSEITGNGGTPRTMKEWLRQSFGPTLCKLFFYPFHESYTAGLYDRIVPQDGYKSPVDLSLVIQGASTNTSPVGYNATFIYPEKGLNALSQRMADRCNIHFGKQVLKIDVHNKEVLFTDGSTLAYDSLISTLPLNKMMQMTGLSVKDEPDPYTSVLVLNIGAKRGGHCPDDQWIYTLDAVSGFHRLGFYSNVDSSFLPRSARENNDRVSIYVERAYPGGGRPSDRETTQYTEKVIKELQEWGFVEDIEVVDPTWIYVAYTWSWPGSNWRRQSMERLEQFDIYQVGRYGRWRFQGIADSIRDGLLSGAAFK